Proteins co-encoded in one Brassica oleracea var. oleracea cultivar TO1000 chromosome C4, BOL, whole genome shotgun sequence genomic window:
- the LOC106341229 gene encoding probable sucrose-phosphatase 3b, translating into MLIMERLKSPPPLMIVSDLDHTMVDHQDHDNLSLLRFNSLWEDAYRRDSLLVFSTARSPILYKELRKEKPLLTPDIIVTSIGTEIAFGNSMVPDHSWVETLNTDKWNREIVLEETSKFPELTLQPKTEQRLHKVSFYIDEGKGEAVTKELSHLLEKRGLDVKIIHSWGMNLDVIPRGGGKGEALEYLLKKLKAEGMSPVNTLACGDSEHDAELFSIPDVHGVMVSNSQEELLKWHTENALNNSKLIHSSERCADGILQAIDYFKLGPTLSPRDSSEFLNGKADIANPGQEVVRFYLFYERLRRGEIKKYETYIASFNEACHQDAVFFHPAGGEKSLRDTIDELKKYNGNRSGKKFWVWVDQVRVIDNIPGKCIVKFDKWEQCEDERKCCTTTVEFSSKGGGCLVWEQVKQIWSEKSELNDENSCWII; encoded by the exons ATGTTGATTATGGAACGGCTGAAATCTCCTCCTCCTCTCATGATCGTCTCGGACCTTGATCATACCATG GTTGATCATCAAGATCATGATAACCTCTCTCTTCTGAGGTTCAACTCACTGTGGGAAGACGCTTATCGCCGTGACTCTCTCCTTGTCTTCTCAACAGCAAGATCACCAATTCTTTACAAAGAACTGAGAAAAGAGAAACCATTGTTGACACCTGATATCATCGTTACGTCCATAGGAACCGAGATAGCGTTTGGTAACTCCATGGTTCCTGACCATTCTTGGGTTGAGACCTTGAACACCGATAAATGGAACAGGGAGATAGTGTTAGAAGAAACAAGCAAGTTCCCTGAGTTAACTCTTCAGCCTAAAACTGAGCAGAGGCTACACAAGGTCAGCTTTTACATTGATGAAGGTAAAGGTGAGGCAGTGACCAAGGAACTTTCACACTTGCTGGAGAAACGTGGC TTAGATGTCAAGATCATTCACAGCTGGGGAATGAATCTGGATGTTATACCGCGAGGTGGAGGAAAAGGAGAAGCTCTCGAGTATCTTCTCAAGAAGCTGAAGGCTGAAGGAATGTCCCCTGTCAATACTCTTGCTTGCGGCGACTCTGAACACGATGCTGAGCTATTCAGCATTCCTGATGTTCATGGTGTCATG GTGAGCAATTCTCAAGAAGAGCTATTGAAGTGGCATACTGAAAATGCTTTAAACAACTCAAAGCTCATACATTCAAGCGAGAGATGTGCAGATGGGATTCTTCAAGCTATTGATTATTTCAAGCTTGGTCCAACTCTTTCTCCAAGAGATAGTTCTGAGTTCTTGAATGGAAAGGCCGATATTGCCAATCCTGGTCAAGAAGTTGTGAGATTTTACTTGTTTTACGAGAGGTTGAGACGTGGTGAGATCAAGAAGTATGAAACATACATAGCCAGCTTTAATGAGGCTTGT CACCAGGATGCTGTCTTTTTCCATCCAGCAGGTGGAGAGAAGTCTCTGAGGGACACCATTGATGAGCTGAAGAAGTATAATGGAAACAGAAGTGGGAAGAAGTTTTGGGTTTGGGTGGATCAGGTTCGGGTGATAGACAACATTCCTGGGAAATGCATAGTGAAGTTTGATAAGTGGGAGCAATGCG AGGATGAGCGTAAATGCTGCACAACTACCGTTGAATTCAGTTCAAAG GGAGGAGGATGTTTGGTGTGGGAACAAGTGAAGCAGATATGGTCAGAAAAATCGGAACTGAATGATGAAAACAGTTGCTGGATTATCTGA
- the LOC106342000 gene encoding uncharacterized protein LOC106342000 translates to MESSLGFMAVFAVSGSVVFLASQFHKRLLSDYMDKFEFEIRSRENVVMKKKVRFAADVVEPSGNNKEYRRRHSSKAKFDKQSKMAAIV, encoded by the exons ATGGAGAGTTCTTTAGGTTTCATGGCGGTTTTCGCCGTCTCAGGGAGCGTGGTGTTCCTCGCTAGTCAATTCCACAAGCGTCTCCTCTCCGATTATATGGACAAGTTTGAATTCGAAATCC GATCGAGGGAGAATGTGGTGATGAAGAAGAAGGTGAGATTCGCGGCTGATGTGGTGGAGCCGTCGGGGAACAACAAAGAGTATCGCCGGAGACACTCTTCTAAGGCTAAATTCGATAAGCAATCGAAGATGGCGGCAATTGTTTGA